A stretch of DNA from Phocoena sinus isolate mPhoSin1 chromosome 5, mPhoSin1.pri, whole genome shotgun sequence:
GTGTGGGCGGGACCACATTCCCTCCACTCGGGCTGCTGGCCTCCAGCTGCTGGAGCCACGTTGCTGGCATTCCTGAGCAGGGCTGCACCTTTGCTCTAAAATCTGtgcccagggggcttccctggtggcgcagggattaagaatccgcctgccaatgcaggggacacgggttcgagccctggtccgggaagatcccacgtgctgtggagcaactaagcccgtgcgccacaactactgactgtgctgtagagcccgcaagccacaactactgaacccgcgtgccacaactactgaagcccgtgcgcctagagcccgtgctccgcaacaagagaagccacctcgatgagaagcctgcgcactgcaacgaagggtagcccccgctcgccgcaactatagaaagcccgcgtgcagcaacgaagacccaacgcagccaaaactaaataaataaaaataaaataaaataaaatttgtgccCAGGATTTGTTTTAATCACCTATGGTAAGGTGACAGAAATGGAGACAACTGCCTTTGAAggaagaactttcttttttcagtttttatttatttttacatctttattggagtataattgctcgacaatggtgtgttagtttctgctttataacaaagtgaatcagctatacgtatacatatatccccacatctcctccctcttgcgtctccctcccaccctccccatcccacccctctaggtggtcacagagcaccgagctgatctccctgtgctatgcggcttcttcccactagctagctattttacatttggtcgtgtgtatatgtccatgccactcatttcttcccagctcccctcccccccaccccgtgtcctcaagtccattctctatgtctgccttgAAGGAAGAATTTATTATTCACATTTCTCAAGAGAAGGGGCCACCCCCTTCCACCAGGAGCATAGGTttgggtcaggaggcagaagcagAAGTGAAGAGAACGTGGCCCAGAGCCTTAACTGGGGTTTTCACAGGAAGGAATGGGTGAGGCAGCACAGGTACACATGGCAGATTTAGGATTGGACAGTTTGAATAATTCTGGCAGGGCTGAGCGCTAGGGGCAGTGCTGCTTGCCCAGTGCCCAGCCCTGagggggcctggggcagagggCACGTCCGCGCGGTGGCTGAgagtggctcactgtgggggggCTCAGCACTGGGAGGGCTGTCTCTCCAGGACCAAGGCCCCAAATGCCACAGCACCAAGAATACAGAAAAGAAGCGAATGTAGCCAATACAGTCAGAGACACTAAGCGAATGTAACCAATACAGTCAGAGACAGATACGGGGTGGGGGCGGAGGGAAGGAAACCGCTCTGCTCTGCTTAGAGATACAGGCCaggttttttattctattttattttatttttgcggtacgtgggcctctcactgctgtggcctctcccgttgcggagcacaggctccagacgcgcaggctcagcggccatggctcatgggcccagctgctccgcggcatgtgggatccttccggaccggggcacgaacccgtatcccctgcaacggcaggcagactctcaaccactgcgccatcagggaagccctaggccaGGCTTTATTTGAGAAAAAACAGGCTTTTGtttaagagaaggaagagggagaaagattgATGGTGCTGCCGGCAAAGCCCCTGGTCCTCTTACCAATCAGAGACAGGGACTAAAAGcctaacagaaaaataaatgaagagggagaaaaggatgaaagaaaaaaccaATATAAGGGCACAGAGGGGAGAAAATAAGGCCTAGTTCTGCCCGTTCTTTTCCCTGTAAAATTTAGGGGTCGCTCACGGTGGAAAAAACACGCCGTGCAGCTGTGGTCCCACTGTTAGGGCTCCACACCAGAAATCCAACACTGCTAACACCACGGCCTCCACCGACCAGCGACCAGACACTTTGCTCAGTGGGTGCCTCTCCCCACCGTTGGCTCCACCCTGAAGGGACAGCCACGCCTCTCCAGGCCACCCTGGCACCTGGCTGCCTGCCAGCGCGCACCGTCCTGGCAGGCGAGCCCTTGGCCAACCTTGACCAACGGCAGACGCCTTTCTCCAGGTGCACAGGTGTGGCCTCACCGTGATGGCGTCCTCCTCCAAGGACAGCCACTGGACACACAGGTCCAGCATCTTCTAGTCCTTGCTGAGTTCTGGTGGTCACATATTCTTCCCCCAGGTCCCCTGGCTACCTGGGGAGCCCCTCGGGATGACCTGAGTGGCGGCGGCGGGAGTCCGTGGACTGTGTGAACAGCACTGCCAGTTACCCCACGTGCTGGGGCCCCGCTCGTGCCTCAGCCCTGCAGACGGACGGACCCAGAGCGCAGCACACCGGCTGGACTTCACACAGCTGTCTTAGCCGTGGGTGCCCTGAGCAAGTGGCCCATCTGCACATTGATCATACACTGTCCAACCATCACCTAAAGATCGCCCGCTTCAGAGGTGAGAACTCTAGGAATCTCTTGTCTCACAGACTCCcaaatatatatcaaaatcaCACGTTTCCACGTGCACTAAGGCCACGACGTGAGGTGTGGCCAGGACATGCTACACATGTCACTTCTCAAAGTATAGTCCCTGACGGCTCCCAGAGGGCCTGTGTGACTGAGACAAAGACTGGTCTCCTCAAACACCCCTTTTCAAATTCCAGTCCAGCAAGTGGAAGCCTAGATGGGCCTCTGTCTTGTCCCAGCCCTCAATCTCTCTTAATTCAAGGACCGTGGTTAACTCACACCTCACGCCAAGTTCCAAAGCATTTCCACTGCCCTCTCCTCTGTTAAAGGGGACCTGTCCTGCCTTTGGGCACTAAAGACTCTTTGCATGTGAGGATACTTTAATAATGCCCATACCCTCCCTCCGCCTCCCCATGTGGTCCTGCCTCCTATTTCTAGGGATTTGTGTCCGTCTGTCTAAGCACACATGATTAAAGCAAGTCCTGAGTGCAAATTTCAGGACGATCTTCAGATGGCTTTCTTTCTTCTGAAGTCACCACGCAGCCTCTTtcgtgtcaaatctccctctgcctcccccttaCAAGGACACTCAGAACCCGCTCGGATAATCCAGGGTCATCTCCCtatctcaagacccttaacttagtcccacctgcaaagtcccttcacAGTAGAAGCTCCCACTCAGAGGACGTGGGGGGCCAGCCGCTCACACACCATGTGCCCCTCACAATCCCTGGGCTACTACTGCTGTCATGTTTCAGCCTCTGGATATACTCCGAACCCCACGAGATGTTATTATTGCCGTGTTATGTGTCACTCTTCCCTAGACTTATAGACAATAGACCTTTCTgctgcctttccttccttcctgcccctctggGCTGCAAGGATCACGTTCTTCTGGAAGAACACCAGTTACCGTTTCCGTAAAGGAGGGTCAGCGGTGACAAGCGTTCTCAGAGTTGGATTCTCCGAAGCATCTCTATTTGACCTCCACTTCAGAGCACGCTTTTTGCTGAATCGAGACGTCCTGGCTAACTGGTTTAGTTTGAAGTTTTCCTTCCCTTGGCTACTGGTTCTGGCCGCTTCTGTTGGAAAGTCAGTGTTCTTTCTTGCCATTTTGCACTTTGAGGGTGGCGGGTCCTTTCCCCCTCCAGCTGCTTTGGAGGCTTTCCTTTCAGCTTTGGTTTCAGCATTTCACTAGGACCCGCCTGGGTTCTGCTGCCTTTGTACTTTTCCTCGGGCTACGGAGCACGTCTTCATTCTGTGACTGGATGTTGTCCATCACTTTTAGAGCTCCTCTCTCTTCAGCCCAAGGGACTGGTGACACTGGTTGACTCTGGGGCGGGGTTCTGCTGTCCGAGGGAGGGCAGTGCAAGGCCAGAGGCTCTTCCCCGAGTCCTGAGACGTTTGATTGGTGGAGGATGTGATGCTGTGCGACCTTCAGTATATGTACGTGTACACACACGTAGTGCACGTGCAGTCTGAAGCTCAAACATTCACCGCTGACCCACCGCCCCCAACACCCAGGCCGCGCTGCCCATCTGCCCATAGAAATGTCCACTTGGCTTCTCAAAGGCAGCTTAGCCCCCTGACCACCCCCGTTGCTTTACAACAGCCCTCCTCTCAAAAAACGTCACATCCGCACGCTGCTCCAGCCAAATTCCTAAGAGCCACCAGTCCACCTTCCAAATGTGTCCCACTTCTGACCACCTTCCACCGAGCAGCCGCCTGGCCCGCGCGTTAGGATACTTGCCGGCCCGCGAGCCGACCTTCCGAAGCATTAACAGACGACGGTTTTCACTCGAGCGGCTGAAGGCCGAGCGCTTTCCGAGTGCCGCCCAGTCCCCGCAGTCTGCTCGGCGCGGGAGGGAACGGAGGGGAGCAAACTACCGAGAAGGGGCTCCAGATTGGGGCGGGGGATGGCAGCCTGAGGGCAGCTGGGCAGAGCCTACTGCCTGGAGAAGCGCTCCAGATTCCGGGGCTGCCGGAGCCCCTCGCCCCGCCACCCAGCCCCACGCCCACCGCCCCGGGCCCGCCTCCACGGCCACCTCCCGCCAGACCCCGCCCACGCCTCCTGCTTTCCCCTCCCGGCCGCGCCCCTCCCACAGCCCCGCTCCACGCCCACCGCTCCGGCCCCGCCCACCGCCCGCGGCCCGCCAGACCCCCGCCCGGCCCGGTCCTGCCGAGGCCCCGCCCCGTGCTGGCGGTCACGTGGCGCGCGACCCGGAGGCGGAACCGGCGGGCGGGGCGCGGCCCTCGGCTCCCGGAGCGAGGTGGGCCGGGTGGGTCTCCTGGGACTGGGGTGCTCCCGTGCCCGGGTCTTGCGTCCCCCGCGCCCCCGCCATGCGCCCACCTCGCCCCTGCGCCGCGCTGCTTGCCCTCCTGGCCGCGTACCTCGCGGCCGCCGAGGCTCCGCACCTGGTGCGCGTGGACGCGGCCCGCGCGCTGCGTCCCCTGCAGCCCTTCTGGAGGAGCACCGGCTTCTGGTGAGCGCTCCGCGGGGGACACTGAGGTCGGAGCGGCCCAGCACGCCCCTGCTCGCTGCGCGCTCTTCCCAAACCGCGGCCGCGCACCCCGGCCCGGGCCTCCGGGACCCCCGTGTCGCACCTGGAGAGACCTGCAGTAGGCGCTCCGAAGTGAGGAGGGCCGCGGCTCGCTCCTTCCTTTCGGGTCCAGCCTCAGAGTGGGGATCTCCTCTCTGTCCGCTGGCTCTATGCGAAGTTTCCGGTGCTGCCGAGGTTTTCTAGCTGAGCGGCTGCCCCGTGTGGTGGGGGCCTGGGGCCAGGTCCTGAGTGTGCCTGGTCATCCCCCAGAGGCTGAAGAGCCTGGTGGCCAACCGCGGCAGCCCAGGCTGCAGGAGGGGCTGTGGCCCAGGACACTACTCTTTGGCGCAGACCGGGACCCCCTCGAGGGGGCAACCCCAGAACGTTCGACGTCCCTGCAGTGGGACCTGTCCCCGTCCCTGGTGTCCCCGATTGCCTCTGTCAGACTTGGAGCTGATATCTCCCGGCCggtggggcagggagcagggtgggAATGTGATCTCTCTGGGAGCCCCCGACCCCCATAAACTTGAGACTTCGTCACAGTCCTGGCACTAGGGGGCAGTTTATTACATCAGGGACAGTAAAATTCACCAGCAGACACGTCCTGGTCCTTGCCCTGAGTTTGTAGGTGTGGGGCCTGTGCTGAGGCCCCTCCGCTAGCCCCACTCAAAGGGACTAATGCCTCTGCTTCCCCTTGTTTTGTGCCCAGTCCCCCACTGCCGCACAGCCAGGCTGACCGGTATGACCTCAGCTGGGACCAGCAGCTCAACCTGGCCTACGTGGGTGCCGTCCCTCATGGTGGCATCGAACAGGTTCGGACCCACTGGCTGCTGGACCTCATCACGGCCAGGTGGGTGATGGAGGGGATGGGCAGCCTGGGGGCAGCTGGGCAGAGCCCAGTGTATGGAGATGCAGACGGAGACTAAGAGGAAGTGCCGTCTGGGTGTGGAGGACAGTGAAATACGGGGCCGTGGCGGGGTGACGGGGTGGGGGACTCCTGCTCCAAGAAGCCATTGCCCCTGTGCTTCTCGGCCAAGCATCCCGGGGGCAGGGAGAATGGAGGGCACCCTCCTGGCGGCACAGGCGCTGTGGCTGCTGGGGCAGCCCCTGGATCGGGCACAGCTGGACCCTGCAACGGCGAGTGGGCACCCTTGCTCTGTGCTCAGACTGTGTGGGGATGCCACGCCAGGGGCCGGACTGAGGTCGTGTTGGTCACATCTGCCTTTGGCCCTGGCAGCCTCTGTGGGGGCTGAGGCACAGGGTGTAAGAGACACTTGGGTGTGTGCATTGCGGGGTTTCCTAAACACAGAGACTCTCACACCCCTGGCCAGAGCTGCCAGCTCTCACTCGGTGGGGGGGTGCTAGCGGGCCAAGGGACCAACGTCCTTTTGGTACCTTGGAGGCCACGTGACTGCCTCAGGGTCCTTGTTCAAGTAAGACGGGACACCAACTGTCAGACCGGCTGCACGGACCAGCCTGGCACCGAGGCAGCGTTTGTCTCCAAGGTGCAGTTGAGGGTTCTCAAGTGTCTGGGTCCTTGTGTGTGTTCACTGCCTCCCTCCATCCCATTTGGGGTTCCCTGGGTCCTCTAGATTGGAGGCACCAGGCGACAGCAAGATTGCAGTGATGGGTGGTGGGAGTGGAGGCTGGCGCAGGTGCCGGCTCTGTTAGAGGGTGTAGTTGGCGGCCACCAGCTCCTGGCAGCGGGCTCGGGCCGCCTGCACGGCGCAGTGCACGCTGGGGAACAGCTGCCCCTCCTCGGCCGCGTCCCCCGGGTCCTCCCCGAGGAAGCCGCCTCTCCTCAGGGTGTCCCTTACCGAGGGGCCGCAGCAGGCCAGGAGCAGGGTGATGCCCAAGGCCCCGTAGTCTCGGCGCAGGTCCTGCAGCGTGGCCAGGCCGGCGGCATCGAGGAACAGCAGCGGGGCACAGTCGATGACCACTGCGTGGAAGCGGGTCGCCGAGGGCACCAGTGCAGCCGCGCTGCTCCCGGGACCCAGGTCCCTGCCTTCGACAGGCTCTGCCTCGccagcccccacccccgggccccgCTCCTTCCTCCTGGCGGCTGCGTACCCCGCGTTCAGCCCGGTGAGGCTGTAGAGTGACTGCAGGAAGAAGTCCTTATTGGCGTAGTAGAGGGGCCCCGTGAAGCGGAACACCTGCACACCAGGCTCGGGGACCAGGCCCTCAAATTCTGCTGGGTCCCCGTAGAAGCTGGAATCCCCGGCGCGGGCGAGCAGGGCAGCGTGTGGGTGCCGTGTGCGGCCGGCCAGGCTGAGCAGTGAGAGGAGAATGCCGGCCAGGAGCCCGGcctcggtgctgaccagcacgcAGGTGGCCGCCGTGGCCACCCAGACCAGAGCATCGGCAGGGCTGAGCCGCCACAGCCGCGGGACGTCCCGCACCTTGCGCAGGGCCCCACGCAGGCTGACGATGATGACGCAGGCCAGCACGCTCCGTTGCAGGTCCCGGAACAGGGGCGCCAGCGCCAGCACCACCAGCAGCACCACAGCGGCGCTGACCGCGCTGGACAGCTGCGTGCGGCACCCGGTGGCTGTCTTCACCAGGCTCTTGGCCAGGGCGGCACTGGTGGCAAAACAGTGGAAGAAGGCAGGCAGCACGTTGCAGCAGCCCACAGCCAGCAGCTCCTGGTTGGCGCGCACAGAGTAGCCATGGCTGCGGGCGAACATCTCCGCCAGCGAGATGGAGAAGGCGGAGCCCACGAGGGCCAGGGACGCGGCGTCCAGCGCCACGCGCCACACCAGTGCCGGGTCTGGCACGTGCGGGGCCATGAAGCCAGTGGGGATGTCGCCAGCCACGCTGGAGCCGAAGCGCTCGTGGAACTGCCCGAAGTGGGACACGAGCGTGGCCGCCCCGATGACCAGCAGTTCTGCGGGCAGCGGCACCTTCAAGTGCTGCCGGTAGCGGTCCGAGAGCTCCTTGGCCGCCAGCAGCACGGCCAGGCACGCGGCACTGGTGAGCACGTCGCACAGGTTGGCCTGCCCGGCGCTGCGTAGCAGGCTCAGCCATGTGCTGACCACCAGGCCCGGCCCCCGGTGCCGCGGGACACGCACGCCCAGCAGGTGTCGGAGCTGGGAGGTCAGGATGGTCACTGAGGCCCCCACGGCGAAGCCGTCCAGCAGCGGCTGCGAGAGGTAGGCGGACACAAAGCCCAGCCCGAGGACGCCCATGAGGACCTGCAGACAGAGCGCGGTCAGGGCCGCAGGGCGCGGCATAGCACAGAGCCGGACCTCCCTCCCTCGCATTGCTTATTTCCCACGTGGACCCCACCCGCGGCCGCCTGCACATACGTGTGTGCGCACAGGCACGGCAGACGCCGGAGTGCACGCTGTGGCCACGACGCTCACCGTGGTCTCACACGCGGGCTCTGGGCATCGGAAGGCAGCTCCTTTCTCGGCCCTGTCCACAGCACCGCCCCCCTCCCGGGGGACCTGGAGCTGAGAGGAAGGACCTGAGGTGGCTCTTGGGAGGGGGCGACGTTGGGGTGGACAGCCCTGGTCCAGTGAGGGCTGGGTGCGGGGAGGCCGTGGGAAGGCAGGCGGGCAGGCAGTTCCCAGGATCCCACTTGGGACAGGAAGCTGGGGAGGATGTGCAGACCAAGTGGGGGCACATTTGGGCCCGAGGCCACACTCTGCAGCTGGCCAGGCAGGCCCCCGACCCCGGGCACCCTCTGGTGCCCCGAACTGGGGTGCTGTCACGCACCCACTTCTGCCTATGCCCTGTTCTCTCCTCGCCTCGCAGGGTAAGCCACCGCCCTGACCTCCTGTTTCCCGTGGGCTTGGCCTTGCAGGGGGGCGACCAGTACCTGGAGGGGCTGCTCTTAGTGGCTGAGCCAGCCTGTCTAGGCCCAGGCCCAGCTCCTCACCTGGTAAACCCCGGCCAGCAGTGTGAGGGCGGTGGCCACGCGGATGGCGTAGCAGTCCCGGCTGCAGTCCTGCAGCCCAAGCGCCGGCATGGTGGCCGAGGCGTTGAGGGCGCTGCGGTTGGCCCCGGGCCCCGGGCCGTCCTGGGCAGGGTCGAAGCCGGCCTGCAGGAGCTCGCGGTCTACCACCTGGCCCACCATGAGGCAGAGCAGGCTGAAGATACCCACGGAGACGTGGCGTGAGGTGCCCATGAGGAAGTAGATGAGGTTCGCAAAGAAGGACGTGTAGAGGCTGTAGATGGGCTGCAGCCCGGCCAGCAGTGAGTAGGCGATGGCCTGGGGCACCAAGATGATGCCGACGACCAGCCCAGATACGACGTCACCCGCCAGGTCCTCCCGAGGCTGGTACTGGCGGAGCCAGCGCGTGGCGGGGAGCAGGCTCTGTAGCAgcgcccaggccccctgcacacTGCACGAACAGCTCCGCCGCAGCCGGGCCTTCAGAGACTCCCGCAGGCCTGGGGGTGCGGGGGGCCGCCGGCGAACCAGCGCCAGCCCCCTGCCCTGCTGTGTGCACTCAGGGGACGCTTCCATTGTGGGGCACCAGCCCGCCCCCCGAGAAAACCTGCAGAGTGGGCAGAAGTGGGTGTCATTGCCGGGGTGGCGAGACGTGTCAGAGTCGGCGTCACGGAGACCCAGACTCGCGTGGCCAGAACAAGCTCCACTGCTCTCCGTCCGCGCCCGAGGCCCCTCCGCTCCGCCGCCCGGACCACCACAGCCCCCTCTGGCCGTCCCTCCGTCACCTCTGCGCTGCGGCCCTGCTGGCGGGAAGAGCCTTGCAGACGCCAGGACCCCAAATCTGTGCTGCTGCAGTGCCTGCCACTGCCCGGTCCTTGCGGCAGAATTCCTGGAACGTGCTTTGAGGGGCCGGCTGGCAGGGGAGCGGGGGTGACTGGTGTCCGTCGCCTGCAGGGTGTTCTGGGACAGCAGGCCCCTTTCCCGGTGAGTGTTAACGCTTCTGGGTTTTGGCTGGTGGCTCAGGCCGCACAGGCGCACCGCGGAACACACGTGCCAACCGTCCCTGCTCTCCAGAGGGCAGCCTGCCACCCGGCCCAGGCTGACCTTGCCTCTGTGCTCAGCGAGCGCCAGGGCGTCCCCTTCACAGCTGTGCTGAGGTCCGCCAGGACTTCAGCTCTTGCTGTCCCCCTCATGGTGACGTGAAGCAGACGGTCTCTGCTTCCTCAGAGCCTGGTCACCCTGGCGCGGTGTGTGCACTGGCTGGGGATGCGGGGCCTGGGGTGTCCCCGGGTGTGGAGGATGGGCTCTCGTCCCGGCCTGGTGTGAGGTGTGGGCAGGCGGACGCCGCCCCCAGGGCTCGAGTGGCAGGCCTGCCCTTTGGGGGATGCTAGGGGggctgtttctttcctttgaagACCTCACCACACAGGGGTCCCTGGACACCTTGAGCTCAGCCAGCCCCCGAGGTCCAGGTGTGTCGACGGAGTGACTGTTTAAACGACGGGGAGTCCACAAAAGAAACCCTGGAATCGGGCCTCTGCACTCGACAGCGTCCTGCCCCTCCGCTCCATCCAGGGAGCTGGCCTCTGCTGTGGCCGAGTTGTCTAGAGCCGTTGCTGTCCTGCCGCAGGGTCCCAGGGGGACTCTTACCTGAGGGGGCCCCTCGCGGGCTCGGCAGAGAGCGCGAACCTAGCTTGTCTGTCCCCGGGGCCTTGGGCTCAGTTAGCGGGTTGGGCGTGCAGGCGGTGGGCTCAGGCACAGAGCCGGCCTGGCACTGACCGGCGGGCAGCGCTCTGCGCTTAGCATCTGACTGCTCGGCTGTGCTGGGCGTGCAGTTAAATCATTTACTCCGAAGGTTGCTGAGTCATAGGTTCCCCCAGATGAGCATTACCTGAGCGGCTAATACGGGGGGTTGTGCTGTAATCAGAGGCGCACAGATAGTTACAATTGTATGGGGCTCTTACAAGCTTCCAGCCTCCCAGGAGCAGGGCTCCGGGTGCGGGACAGGTGGGCTGGGGCATTGAGTGGCTGGAGCGGGAAGCTTGGACTCTGGGCCCCTGTGGGAGGCAGAAGCTCAGGAGCCTGGCCGgttgtgttgggggaggggcgggggaacAGGCAGCGTGCGACCCCTCGGCTCCGGGGCCCAGTGCCATGGCTCCCAGGACCCTGGAGTGTGGGCAAGGATGGGGGTCCGAGGGAGGGGCTGGTCTGCGAGTCCCATCCCTGGACATCCTGTCCGCCAGGAGATGGGTCTGGTCCCCGCAGGAGCCAGCTGGGCACAGGGTAGCCATGTTACCTTCTGCTCTGTGTCCTTGGGTGGAAAGCAGGCGCAAGGccgctgggggcggggcggggcgtgtGTGTGGCCGAGGACTGGAGGGCTGCCAGGCATCAGGATACAATTAGCAGCCAGGTGTGCCCTTCCTGCTGCAGGGACAGGGGTCCTGGTTCTGTCCCCTGGAGCCCCACCACCTGGATCCCAGCCAGGTGCTGGCCCGGTGCGGTGGGTGGCTGCCTGGCCTCGCCACGCCTCCATCCACAACTCCAGGGCCAGCGGGACCTGCCTCATAGGGCCGGTGTGAAGGTAAACGGTCCCTTCAGATGACCACCCTCGTGTCCCACGTACAGTTAACTGAGAGTGCgctgctgtttttaaaattactcagAACCTCAGTTctcacatctttaaaatgaacaaGTGAGTGCCTGCGGGGCAACGTGGGGAAAGAACACCACAGCCCTGAGTGTTCTCCGTCCTGGAGGGGAGGCCTGAGAGGCTGCGAGGGGCCCCTCTGACGGGGCTGCAAGGCTGAGCTGGCCTGGGCCTGCTGTCTCCCAAAGCCAGGGgcaggggggctgggggagctcCATCCAGGCACCGCCCACATTCAGTCtcactttgggacttccctccAGAGCCTCCCTGAAAGTTCTGCCACATCCGTGGCCTGGATGGGAAAGACCAGAGGCCCCGtttgggggcagaggtgggagtggAACCCCAGGGGGGCTGGGGGGATAGCCAGAGAGTGGGAGGGTTCTGCACACCTGCATCAAGGGGGAGGAGTGGTCAGGGCCGAGGCCCCACTGCGATGCCGCGTCCATCCGATTCCTTGTTCTTGAAGAGTCTGTGTTGGGCCCCAAGGTCTCGCCCTGCCCTCTGGAGTCTGAACCCAGCCAcccagggcagagcctggggcCTCCTGGCacggcccccccgcccccgagtCCTGCGCGGTACCCACTCAGTCCTGGGGGGTGCTGTTTATCCAAGGATGTGGCTTACAGGAGCCACCGCCCAGAGGGCTGGCGGGACAAGTCACAGCAGTTCAGGGGCAGATAAGACTCTTCTCAGGGCTGGAGTGGAGGGGCCACCAGGGGGTCATAACACGCTTATCTTCCAAC
This window harbors:
- the SLC26A1 gene encoding sulfate anion transporter 1 is translated as MEASPECTQQGRGLALVRRRPPAPPGLRESLKARLRRSCSCSVQGAWALLQSLLPATRWLRQYQPREDLAGDVVSGLVVGIILVPQAIAYSLLAGLQPIYSLYTSFFANLIYFLMGTSRHVSVGIFSLLCLMVGQVVDRELLQAGFDPAQDGPGPGANRSALNASATMPALGLQDCSRDCYAIRVATALTLLAGVYQVLMGVLGLGFVSAYLSQPLLDGFAVGASVTILTSQLRHLLGVRVPRHRGPGLVVSTWLSLLRSAGQANLCDVLTSAACLAVLLAAKELSDRYRQHLKVPLPAELLVIGAATLVSHFGQFHERFGSSVAGDIPTGFMAPHVPDPALVWRVALDAASLALVGSAFSISLAEMFARSHGYSVRANQELLAVGCCNVLPAFFHCFATSAALAKSLVKTATGCRTQLSSAVSAAVVLLVVLALAPLFRDLQRSVLACVIIVSLRGALRKVRDVPRLWRLSPADALVWVATAATCVLVSTEAGLLAGILLSLLSLAGRTRHPHAALLARAGDSSFYGDPAEFEGLVPEPGVQVFRFTGPLYYANKDFFLQSLYSLTGLNAGYAAARRKERGPGVGAGEAEPVEGRDLGPGSSAAALVPSATRFHAVVIDCAPLLFLDAAGLATLQDLRRDYGALGITLLLACCGPSVRDTLRRGGFLGEDPGDAAEEGQLFPSVHCAVQAARARCQELVAANYTL